A segment of the Bacteroidota bacterium genome:
CCGAAACTCCTGCTTCTCATCAATATTTCATTTTGAGGAATGAAAAAGCCAGTTCATTGGCTCATTATGATCCTTTTAACAAGCTGGTAAACCGTATCGAAAAGCAGTATGCTTACGGAATAAGTCCCAGAAATGCCGAGCAGGCTTTTGCACTCGATGCATTGTTGCGGCCCGAAGTACAGCTGGTTGCACTTACAGGCAAGGCCGGAACAGGAAAAACTTTATTGGCACTGGCTGCAGCACTTCAACAACGAAAGTTGTACGGACAGATACTGCTGGCCCGGCCCATTGTTCCTCTGGCTAACAGGGATATGGGTTTCCTGCCCGGGGATGTGAACGAAAAGGTACTTCCTTATATGCAGCCCCTTTTTGATAATTTATCGGTGATTAAAAATAAGTTCAATCTTCAGAGTAAGGATTATCAGAATATTGAAGAGATGGAGAAAAACGGGAAACTTATGCTGACTCCCCTGGCTTATATCCGGGGCAGGAGTGTCTCAAATGCTTATTTTATTATTGATGAAGCCCAAAATCTGACTCCTCATGAAGTAAAAACCATTATAACCAGGGCAGGGGAAGGAAGCAAGCTCGTGTTTACCGGTGATATCCAGCAGATTGATTCGCCTTACCTGGATAGCAAATCCAATGGCGTTTCTTATCTGACTGATAAAATGAAAAATCAGGACCTTTTTGCCCATGTCAACCTGGTAAAGGGTGAACGCAGCTATCTGGCTGAGTTGGCAAGCAACCTGCTTTGATTTTTATGGAATTTATTTATATTGTCAGATTTGTGTATGAATTTTTTCTTGTTGATAGTAGGTGTCTATAGGCAATTATGTCCTTGAAGTTAATTATTTAAAAATTTCATATTCTTCTATTCTCAATGGGGCTGTTACCGGCCTCAGTCAATAATTTAAAAAGTACCTATTGGCTTTTTACCTGGCAACTTTGGTTTGAAAATGCAAGAATTCCTGATAAAATGATCGTTTCAGTTTTGGTACCAAGGAAATTTAAAAATTTAATATTAGAGATGAGCGAAAAATAGTAGCTTATTCATAAAATTTGATGCTCTCGTTAAATATGCTTATATTTGTCTTAAGCGTAACAAAAACCCAAAATCTCAGCTTGGGTGGTAAAGCCGAAAGACCAAAATAGTAGGCGTCAATAAATTCAGAAAGTCATGAAAAGTAAAATTTTCCTCTTTTTATTATTCTCTTTTTTCTTGGTAAGCTTAAATGCTCAGGTTTTTGTTGGTGGAAGTATAGGATTCAGTGCATCTGGCGGGAATCATGATAACGGGACAACAACAACGGACAAGCCTTCTACATTCAATACTAATTTTTCGCCCAAAATAGGGACCTTTTTATCCGAGAACGTGGCTGTAGGACTTGCGATTGGTTATACTTCAACCAGGACTAAAACACCGGGCAGTACAGAAGTTATTGACAAATCTTCAACATTCGGGCTAAGTCCGTTTATGCGTTATTATCCAATGAGGTGGAATAAATTTTCTGCTTTTGGCCAGCTCAATGTCGGTTTTTCATTTTCTTCATCGACTCATGAAGTAGGGGGGTCATCCACTGATGGGCCAACAACTACAAACATGTATTTTAATG
Coding sequences within it:
- a CDS encoding outer membrane beta-barrel protein, with translation MKSKIFLFLLFSFFLVSLNAQVFVGGSIGFSASGGNHDNGTTTTDKPSTFNTNFSPKIGTFLSENVAVGLAIGYTSTRTKTPGSTEVIDKSSTFGLSPFMRYYPMRWNKFSAFGQLNVGFSFSSSTHEVGGSSTDGPTTTNMYFNVVPGIAYDLSEKFSLETTINILSFGYYHTLVKSGSTKDRTNNFGFGLGLDNIVTVGSISIGAIYKF
- a CDS encoding PhoH family protein, producing MMSKKIFVLDTNVLLHDYRCIYNFEENDIVIPITVLEELDKFKKGSDLINFHAREFTRELDRLSGTLLLSEGIPLGEGLGKLFVETGKVFSKEMLSSFPENTPDHRILAIAEYIFKKNVSKMVVFISKDINLRVKAKSLGMVAEDYESDKIANLDEICNCVTVYENIDNQLINKLYDNSFGIPVDEFNFPETPASHQYFILRNEKASSLAHYDPFNKLVNRIEKQYAYGISPRNAEQAFALDALLRPEVQLVALTGKAGTGKTLLALAAALQQRKLYGQILLARPIVPLANRDMGFLPGDVNEKVLPYMQPLFDNLSVIKNKFNLQSKDYQNIEEMEKNGKLMLTPLAYIRGRSVSNAYFIIDEAQNLTPHEVKTIITRAGEGSKLVFTGDIQQIDSPYLDSKSNGVSYLTDKMKNQDLFAHVNLVKGERSYLAELASNLL